One Klebsiella electrica genomic window, ATTAAAACCATAGCCCCCATTAAAGTTTCGGTTTTAATATGCTGATCCTCACATTAAGTCTGCTTTGGGCACATTAAGCTGCCTGCACAAAATAACCAAGGGGCTTAATTATGAGCACGACTGACGATTCTTTCTCTGTTACTCAGGATCCAATTGATATTCACAAACCTTCGTTCAAAGAGCGCTGGTGGCATATTATGGATAGCTGGAAAGTGGGGATCATTCCTTTACCGCTGTTTGTTCTTGCCGGGCTGCTTATCGCCATCGATTGTCTGGGGGGGAAGTTACCGAGCGATATCGTGGTGATGGTTGCCACGCTGGCGTTTTTTGGTTTTGCCTGCGGCGAGTTCGGTAAACGCCTGCCGATCGTCGGCAAACTCGGCGCGGCGGCGATTTGCGCGACCTTCATCCCTTCGGCGCTGGTCTACTATGGCCTGCTGCCGGATGTGGTGGTGGAGTCCACCACCAAATTCTACAAATCCACCAATATTCTCTACCTCTACATCTGCTGCATTATTGTCGGCAGCATCATGAGTATGAACCGCACGGTGCTGATCCAGGGCTTTCTGCGCATCTTCTTCCCGATGCTGTGCGGTGAAATTGTCGGCATGATCGTCGGCATGGGCGTGGGGCTGGCACTCGGCCTTGAACCGTTCCAGATCTTCTTCTTCATCATCCTGCCGATCATGGCGGGCGGCGTGGGTGAAGGGGCGATCCCGCTCTCGATAGGCTATGCGACGTTGCTGCATATGGATCAGGGCGTGGCGCTGGGACGCGTCCTGCCGATGGTGATGCTCGGCGGCCTCACCGCCATTATCATCTCCGGCTGTCTGAACCAGCTTGGCAAACGCTATCCGCACCTGACCGGTGAAGGCCAGTTGATGCCCAACCGCGCGAATAGCGATGAAACCGCTGCACAGCCTGCCTCCTCCGGAAAAGTCGACGTCACCACCATCGCCTCCGGCGCGCTGCTGGCGGTACTGCTTTATATGCTGGGGATGCTGGGTCACAAGCTGATTGGTCTGCCTGCACCGGTTGGCATGCTGTTTATGGCGGTGCTGGTGAAGCTGTTTAACGGCGTCTCCCCGCGCATTCTTGAAGGTTCGCAGGTGGTCTACAAATTCTTCCAGACCTCTGTGACCTATCCCATCCTGTTTGCCGTCGGCGTGGCTATCACCCCGTGGCACGAACTGGTCGCCGCTTTCACCGTCAGTAACCTGCTGGTGATTATCAGCACCGTCTCTGCGCTGGTGGCGACCGGTTTCTTCGTCGGCAAAAAGATTGGCATGCACCCGATTGATGTCGCCATCGTCTCCTGCTGCCAGAGCGGACAGGGCGGAACCGGCGATGTGGCGATTCTGACCGCCGGCAACCGTATGAGCCTGATGCCGTTCGCCCAGATTGCCACCCGTATCGGCGGTGCGATTAACGTCTCAATCTCGCTGCTGATTCTGGGCAACTTCCTCGTTTAAGTTTTCAGGAAAAAACAATGAAACTCGCAAGCTTTATCTATCAGGGCGTCCGCAGCTTCGGCATCGTCAAAGCGGAAGGCATCATTGATTTAGGTCGCCGTCTCGGCGACCGCTACAGCGACCTCAAGGCGCTGTTGCAAGGCAACGGGCTGGCGGAGGCCACCCGTTATCTCCATGACGCGGTGGATGTGCCGATGGAGGCCGTCACCTTCCTGCCGGTGATTGAACAGCCGGAAAAGATCCTCTGCGTGGGGATGAACTATGCCGATAAGCGCAAAGAGTTCGATCAGCACAACCCGGCGCCGACGCTGTTTGTCCGCTTTGCCGATTCCCAGACGGCGCACAACGCGCCGGTATTGAAACCGCGCCATTCCCGCGAATTTGACTACGAAGGCGAGCTGGCGGTGATTATCGGCAAAGGCGGCGAGAACATCCGCCGCGAGGAGGCGCTGCGCCATGTTGCCGGCTACAGCTGCTACATGGATGGCTCCGCACGCGACTGGCAGCACAGCTGGTTTACCGCGGGGAAAAACTGGCGGCAGACCGGCGCATTCGGCCCGTGGATGGCGACCGCTGATGAGATCCCGGATCCGCATCAACTGACGATCCGCACCTGGCTGAACGGCCGCATGGTGCAGGATGACAACACCAGCAGCATGATCCACAAGGTGGCGGAGCTGATCGAGTATATCAGCACCTTCACCCGCTTAAGCCCGGGCGATGTGATCATCACCGGATCGCCGGGTGGGGTGGGGAAAAAGCGTAACCCGCCGCTGTTTATGCAGGAGGGCGATCGCATCGAGGTTGAGATTGAGCATATTGGCCATCTCAGCAATGTGATCATGGAAGCGCCAGCCAACCCGCTGACGACGGCACACTGAGTAAGGCGTGAAGATGGACTCGCAACCCGCTATCGACTTTCGTTTCACGGAAGTCGCCCAACACCCGGAACGTCTGAGCCAGATTCGTTACCTGCTGACGGACAGCGGTCTGGGGATGGACAACGATATTACGCTGTTTGTTGAAGCCTGGTGCGCAAGGCAACTGGTGGGCTGCGCGGGGCTGGCCGCCAACGTTATCAAATGCGTGGCGGTCGATGAGCGGCTGCGCGGTGTGAATCTCAGCGCGCGGCTGCTGGCGGAAGTGGAAAACGTCGCCCTCGCGCGCGGCCATTTTCATCTCTTCCTCTGCACCCGGCCCTGTAATGAGGAGCGCTTTACCCGCAGCGGCTTCTGGCCTGTCGCCCGCAGTGGCAATAACGCGGTATTGATGGAGAACACGCCGCAGGGCATCGCCCGCTACTGCCGTTCGCTGCGCGCTCTGCGCCGGCCCGGCAAGGATATCGGGGCGATTGTCATGAACGCGAATCCGTTCACGCTTGGCCACCGCCATCTGGTGGAACACGCGGCGGCACGCTGCGACTGGCTGCATCTGTTTGTGGTACGCGAAGATGCCTCCTTCTTTCCGTTCGCCGCGCGTCTGGAGATGGTACGGGCCGGGGTGGCGCATCTGGCGAATGTCTCCGTACACGAGGGCTCGCAGTACATCATCTCGCGTGCCACTTTTCCCGCCTACTTCCTCAAAGAGAGCGGGAAAGTGCAGCAGGCGTGGAGCGAAATCGACGTGCTGATCTTTCGCGACTACATCGCGCCCGCTCTCGGCATTACCCATCGTTTTATCGGCTCCGAGCCGTTTTGCGATATCACCCGTCAGTACAACCAGACGCTGCATGAACGGCTGGCTGGCAGCATCGAGGTGGTGGAGATGCCGCGTATCAAGGCGGCAGGGAGCGCCATTTCGGCCTCGGAAGTCCGCCGTTTACTGAAGACAGAACAGTATTCTCGTATTCGGGACATTGTCCCGGAATCCACTTTCGCGCATCTCGAAGCGCACTACAGCGCGGAAGTCGCTTAATTATCAGGAAACTACCATGAAAATTATAAGGGAGGCGCTGGCCGGTACCCAGGAGTCCAGCGACCTGATGGTGAAAATCGCCCCCGCCGACGGCGAGCTGGAGATTGTCATCCACAGTGAAGTGATAAAGCAGTTTGGCGAACAGATTCGTCAGGTGGTTGAGGAAACGCTGCGCGCCATGGCGGTGCGGCAGGGATTGATTATCATCGAAGACAAAGGCGCGCTGGATTGCGTCATTCGCGCGCGACTGCAAAGCGCGGTGCTGCGCGCCGCCGATGAGCCGCATATCGACTGGAGGACACTGTGATGAACAGGCTCCGTCGTAGCATGTTATTCCTGCCGGGCGCTAACGCAGCCATGCTTTCTACCGCCTTTATCTATCGTCCGGACTCGATCATGTTCGATCTTGAGGACGCGGTGGCGCTGCGCGAGAAAGACAGCGCGCGCCTGCTGGTCTGGCATGCGCTCCAGCACCCGATGTATCAGGATATCGAAACCGTGGTACGCATTAACCCGCTGAGTACGCCGTTTGGCTTGCTGGATCTGGAAGCCGCCGTACGGGCTGGCGTGGACGTGATCCGATTGCCGAAAACCGATACCCCGGAAGATATCGACGAACTGGAAAGCCACCTGGTGCGTATCGAGCGCGACTGCGGGCGTGAAGTGGGTTCCACCCGCATCATGGCGGCGATTGAGTCGGCCGTTGGCGTCATTAACGCCGTCGCCATTGCCCGCCGTTCCCCGCGGCTGATTGGCATTGCGCTGGCGGCCTTTGATTATGTGATGGACATGCAGACCGAACGCAGCGACGGCACCGAACTGTTCTACGCCCGCTGTGCGGTACTGCATGCCGCGCGGGCAGCCGGTATCGATGCCTTCGACGTGGTGTGGTCAGATGTGAACGACGAAGCCGGATTCCTGCGCGAAGTCGAGTTGATCCGCAAGATGGGCTTTAACGGCAAATCGTTGATTAACCCGCGTCAGATTGACCTGCTGCACAATGCGTATGCGCCAACCCGGCAGGAGGTCGAACACGCGCAGTTAGTGATTGAGGCCGCGCAGGAGGGGGAACGCAATGGCCTGGGTGTGGTCTCGCTCAACGGCAAAATGGTCGACGCCCCGATTATTAACCACGCACAGAGAGTGCTGGAACGCGCGGCCGCCTCCGGCGTGCGCCGTTAAGGATAAAACAATGAACCAGACAGAACTTCTCCATGCGACCTTCCCCCATCTGCGGGATTTAAAACCGTTTGATTCTGCCCTCAGCGCCACGCCATGGCTGGCCGACGTGGAGGAAAAACATCGTCGTAAGCTGTGTGAATCCCTCGAGGAGGCGGTGGCGCGCAGCGGCCTGCAGGATGGAATGACTATCTCTTTTCACCATGCTTTCCGTGAAGGCGATCGGGTGATTAACAGCGTGGTGGCGCAGCTGGCGCAAATGGGTTTTAAAGGCCTGACGTTGGCTTCCAGTTCACTGATGACCTGTAACGATGCGCTTATCGAACATATCCAGAGCGGGGTGATTCGCCGCATTTATACCTCCGGGATGCGCGGGAAACTGGCGGAGGCTATCTCCCACGGCGTGATGGATGAGCCGGTGCAGATCCATTCCCACGGCGGGCGGGTGAAATTATTACAGGATGGTGAGCTGAACATTGACGTCGCGTTTCTCGGGGTACCGTGCAGCGATGAATTCGGCAATGCCAACGGCACCCACGGGCGCTCCTGCTGTGGTTCGCTCGGCTATGCGATGGTCGATGCGCACTTTGCCCATAAAGTGGTGCTGCTGACGGAAGAGCTGGTGCCGTTCCCCAATATGCCCGCCAGCCTGATGCAGGATCAGGTGGATTACATTGTGCAGGTGGATAGCGTGGGTGACCCGGCGAAGATCAGCGTCGGCGCGGCGCGCGTCACCAGCAATCCGCGTGAACTGATGATCGCCCGCTATGCGGCGGATGTGATTGAGCATGCCGGTTATTTCCGTAACGGCTTCTCCATGCAGACCGGTTCTGGCGCGGCGGCCACCGCCTGCACCCGCTTTATGGAGGAGAAGATGGAGCGCAGCGGCGTGAAAGCCCGTTTTGCGCTGGGGGGGATTACCGGCAGTCTGGTGGATCTGCATGAGAAGGGGCTGATTGAAAAGCTGCTCGATACCCAGTGCTTCGACGGTCAGGCGGCCGCTTCGCTGGCGCGCAACCCCAATCACGTGGAGATCTCCACCAACGTTTATGCCAACCCGGGCAGCAAGGCGGCGAGCTGCGACCAGCTGGACGTGGCTATTCTCAGCGCGCTGGAAATCGACGTCGATTTCAACGTTAACGTGATTACCGGTTCCGATGGCGTCATGCGCGGGGCGTCCGGCGGTCACTGCGATGTGGCGGCGGCGGCCAACCTGACGATTGTCGTCGCCCCGCTGCTGCGTAGCCGCATTCCCACGGTAGTGAAGCGAGTGACGACGCGGCTGACGCCGGGAGAAAGCATCGATGTCCTGGTCACCGACCACGGCATTGCGGTGAATCCGGCACGACCGGAGATCCGCGCGCGCCTGATTACCGCCGGGATGAACATCGTCGATATCGACGCGCTGTATGCGCGGGCTATCTCGCTCTGCGGGGTTCCCAGACCGATTGAGTTCACCGACAAAATTGTCGGCGTCATTCGCTACCGCGACGGGCGGGTGATCGATACCGTGCGTCAGGTTAAGGAGTAGCAACATGATAACCGCGACACCCGTGGAGGCGGGTGTCAGCCTGGAGGCGTGGCTGGCGGCGAAAGAGTGCCGCGCGGCGCGCCAGGCTGACTGGCTAAGACGTTATCAACAGCCGATTATTTCGCTGACCCTGGTGACGCCGGGAACGGTAAAAAATAGTCTCCGTTACCGCAA contains:
- a CDS encoding 2-hydroxycarboxylate transporter family protein — its product is MSTTDDSFSVTQDPIDIHKPSFKERWWHIMDSWKVGIIPLPLFVLAGLLIAIDCLGGKLPSDIVVMVATLAFFGFACGEFGKRLPIVGKLGAAAICATFIPSALVYYGLLPDVVVESTTKFYKSTNILYLYICCIIVGSIMSMNRTVLIQGFLRIFFPMLCGEIVGMIVGMGVGLALGLEPFQIFFFIILPIMAGGVGEGAIPLSIGYATLLHMDQGVALGRVLPMVMLGGLTAIIISGCLNQLGKRYPHLTGEGQLMPNRANSDETAAQPASSGKVDVTTIASGALLAVLLYMLGMLGHKLIGLPAPVGMLFMAVLVKLFNGVSPRILEGSQVVYKFFQTSVTYPILFAVGVAITPWHELVAAFTVSNLLVIISTVSALVATGFFVGKKIGMHPIDVAIVSCCQSGQGGTGDVAILTAGNRMSLMPFAQIATRIGGAINVSISLLILGNFLV
- a CDS encoding fumarylacetoacetate hydrolase family protein, translated to MKLASFIYQGVRSFGIVKAEGIIDLGRRLGDRYSDLKALLQGNGLAEATRYLHDAVDVPMEAVTFLPVIEQPEKILCVGMNYADKRKEFDQHNPAPTLFVRFADSQTAHNAPVLKPRHSREFDYEGELAVIIGKGGENIRREEALRHVAGYSCYMDGSARDWQHSWFTAGKNWRQTGAFGPWMATADEIPDPHQLTIRTWLNGRMVQDDNTSSMIHKVAELIEYISTFTRLSPGDVIITGSPGGVGKKRNPPLFMQEGDRIEVEIEHIGHLSNVIMEAPANPLTTAH
- the citC gene encoding [citrate (pro-3S)-lyase] ligase, producing MDSQPAIDFRFTEVAQHPERLSQIRYLLTDSGLGMDNDITLFVEAWCARQLVGCAGLAANVIKCVAVDERLRGVNLSARLLAEVENVALARGHFHLFLCTRPCNEERFTRSGFWPVARSGNNAVLMENTPQGIARYCRSLRALRRPGKDIGAIVMNANPFTLGHRHLVEHAAARCDWLHLFVVREDASFFPFAARLEMVRAGVAHLANVSVHEGSQYIISRATFPAYFLKESGKVQQAWSEIDVLIFRDYIAPALGITHRFIGSEPFCDITRQYNQTLHERLAGSIEVVEMPRIKAAGSAISASEVRRLLKTEQYSRIRDIVPESTFAHLEAHYSAEVA
- the citD gene encoding citrate lyase acyl carrier protein, with the protein product MKIIREALAGTQESSDLMVKIAPADGELEIVIHSEVIKQFGEQIRQVVEETLRAMAVRQGLIIIEDKGALDCVIRARLQSAVLRAADEPHIDWRTL
- the citE gene encoding citrate (pro-3S)-lyase subunit beta gives rise to the protein MNRLRRSMLFLPGANAAMLSTAFIYRPDSIMFDLEDAVALREKDSARLLVWHALQHPMYQDIETVVRINPLSTPFGLLDLEAAVRAGVDVIRLPKTDTPEDIDELESHLVRIERDCGREVGSTRIMAAIESAVGVINAVAIARRSPRLIGIALAAFDYVMDMQTERSDGTELFYARCAVLHAARAAGIDAFDVVWSDVNDEAGFLREVELIRKMGFNGKSLINPRQIDLLHNAYAPTRQEVEHAQLVIEAAQEGERNGLGVVSLNGKMVDAPIINHAQRVLERAAASGVRR
- the citF gene encoding citrate lyase subunit alpha, whose translation is MNQTELLHATFPHLRDLKPFDSALSATPWLADVEEKHRRKLCESLEEAVARSGLQDGMTISFHHAFREGDRVINSVVAQLAQMGFKGLTLASSSLMTCNDALIEHIQSGVIRRIYTSGMRGKLAEAISHGVMDEPVQIHSHGGRVKLLQDGELNIDVAFLGVPCSDEFGNANGTHGRSCCGSLGYAMVDAHFAHKVVLLTEELVPFPNMPASLMQDQVDYIVQVDSVGDPAKISVGAARVTSNPRELMIARYAADVIEHAGYFRNGFSMQTGSGAAATACTRFMEEKMERSGVKARFALGGITGSLVDLHEKGLIEKLLDTQCFDGQAAASLARNPNHVEISTNVYANPGSKAASCDQLDVAILSALEIDVDFNVNVITGSDGVMRGASGGHCDVAAAANLTIVVAPLLRSRIPTVVKRVTTRLTPGESIDVLVTDHGIAVNPARPEIRARLITAGMNIVDIDALYARAISLCGVPRPIEFTDKIVGVIRYRDGRVIDTVRQVKE